The genomic interval CCGATAGCCTGACTGGTTCAGGTGGTGTTCGATGTGTTCTTCGAATCTCTGTTCTGTATACGTCGGCATCGGTCTACACCTCGTTTCGGACATCTATCTTGCCGGTCACGGCTTCGGAGATCAGGGATTGACGGTATTCTTTGAGGAGTTCGATCTTTCGCAACTCTGCGACTATCAGGTCGTCAATCTGATTGTTTTTGTGTTCAAGAAAGTCTACAATCTGTTTTTGTTCTCCAAATGGAGGAACTATAGCGGACATACTAAAGAACGCATCAGGGTACAATCGCCATCTGGAATTCCAAATTCCTTTTGACCAACGTATAATCTCCTTGACATGATTTGGAGTGCGGTAGAGATAATCGTAATATCTTGGCAGGTATTCACTACTTTTTAGTTCGTAAACGTTGTAGGAAGGACTTACAATTCCGTCAAACGTTGAAATACCTAATGCCCCCATCCACGCCCACATTGTATTAATAACTAAATTCCCCACAGAACAGTGTTTGTATCCTTCCAAAGTTTCGGCTAAAAACATACCAACATTCTTCTTTTCCGCCCTTGGGGAAACCCCAGTGATGTGTGATACCGTAAGCAATTCTTCCTCTCCAGTCGCTGACCTATCGTCCCTCTCATTAAAAATGCGTTTGTTTCTTTTCACTTCCCAACGCGCTGGTATCTCCCCAATCCACTCCACGCCCGACGGTTTCATCTCCACATTCGGGTCAAGTCCCTTTGTTACTGTCTGATTTATCAGTGCGGTGCGTTGTTCCTGCAGCAGTTCTATCTGTCGCTCTTTGATGCGGATGAGTTCGTCAATCTGTTCTGTCTTCCGATCAAGGAATTTGGCGATTTGGGTTTGTGTGGGAAGTGGAGGAACACAAACATTGATACTTGAGAAGCTCGATTTATTTACTATAGGAGTTGTTGCCTGATTCGCTATACTTTGGAGTACATCTGTCTTGGTTATAAGGAGATAATAGACAAAGTATGGATTGTATTTGTTTTGATTCACTACAATGCTGTTTATTTGCTGATTTGTTACACTGGGAACGGCTGTCATGCAAATCTTACCGATGCTTGCAATACAGGTAACACAAACAGCATTTCGAGGAAGCAAGCGATTTTTTCGATATTCATAGCCTTTCTGAGATAAAAAGCGTTCAGTTTGAACGCTGCGAGAATCTATCGTTATGTCAGTCGGGGTAATGAACGGATATTCATCACCAAAATACTCTGCATTTTTCGTTGGTGGAGTATAACCTGTGATGATCTCTCCTAAACCACCAACAGTTATGTTAGACCATGAAATCATACTGCTTCCTCCGCTCCACGCCTCTCTTTATATTGGGGATAATGTCTGAATCGCGGATTTACGCGGATTCGACGGATTGCGCGGATTTTGTGATCGTTCATCTCAAATTCACTTTCACGCGCATAATTTCAATTACGAATTGCGGCATTGCGTTGTGATAGAATCAGTCTTTTGTATTTTAAACTTTTCTCACCGAAATTGATTAATAAGGCGACTTCTAATCGATATGCCCTTAAATAATTTAATACCTGTACTTCATGGACATTTTCCAACACGGCGATGGCTTTCAATTCTACTAACACTTTCTGCGATACCACAAAATCGGCTCTACGTCTTCCGATGGGCTTTGGAAAATCTTTGTAGTAAATATCCTGCTCAATCTCTCTCTCAAACGCCAACCCCGCTTTCCGCATCTCAATTGACAACGCCCGTTGATAAACCATCTCTTGAAAGCCGTTTCCTAAAAACTTATGGACTTCAAATGCTGCACCGATGATCTTTTGCGTTATATCCTTATGTTTCAGGTTCGTGTTCATTTGTAATTTCCTTTCTCGATGTCCCTATCTGTATCAATCATGCCTTATATAATCACCTATCAAGCGTTAAGCAAGCAAATTCTAACGCCTTAGTGCGTAATAGAACAGGTTCAATAATCCGCGCAATCCGTCTAATCCGCGAAAATCCGCGATTCAGACAAATGGAATCTGTTTGAACCTCATAATCCCAACACCTCATTTAGCAAACCTTCACTTTTCCGATCCAATGCTCCCATGCCATCGTCAAAGATCATTCTCGCAAATAAACCCCACTGTTACACCGTTTCGACGGAATACGTCGTGGAAACCCCACCACTTTCTTAATGGAACGAATACATCCCATTAGAGTAAGAACAATTTACCTTCAGGCATTTTGCCGGTATAGTGTATTGCTGCTCCTCCTATGAATCCGTCTAATGCATCATAGACATCATCACGGACTCTGCTATGAACAGAAACTATACCGCCCAGGAGTTCAGTATTCTCACTGATTTCAGGTTCAATAATGAACAACCACTCATTTGGATATTTCCGTTCCATTTCTGCTATCGTTAAACGTTCAGCACACATTTTAGAGCTCCTCGCCTCTAAAAAGGCGGATTAAGATTAGATTCTTTTTTAATTTTAAGGGGTTATACCACATTTTCTACGTGTTGCCCAGTCAATTAACTACTTCAAATACAGGACTGCACCTATACAATGCAGTCCTGAAAGGAGGTAAGACAATGGCTAAGATTCAATTGCTCGCTGAATGCTGAGCCCTAAACTCCCATCATTAGTTTTTCAAGTCGCGGATGAAATACCGCATAGAATTTTTCAAGCATATCAACCAACCATTCGTGTTGATTATGCCAATCTTTCTCATCGGTAGGATCGGCATCTTGATTTCTGAAAGCCACGCGTTTCTCAGATTTTGCTCTCGCCCACCATTCCAACTGGTCCCCAAAGTCTTTCTCAATTTCTTCTTCCTGCACCCTTAAAGCGTAGAAGTGACCTATCGCATTTGCACCTCTCATGACTAACGCAGCACTGATTTCTTTATGTTTAATAGTCTGTCTGCTCTTAGCGAAAAACCTTTTATGCCAATCTGTAAGTCGCGGTAATGCGATGCATTCGCCGTTGGCCGTTGTAAACGACTATTTCGCCTCTCTAAATGATCACGTAGTCCTGTCGAGTATTTAATATTCTGTACTTGTCTTTCAGTCTGTAATTGTCCTTCAGTAAAATTTTTCGCTATCACGTGTTCAGATACCATTTTACCTGAAGTCCCTGACGCGCTGCGTACCCCTGCATTGGGCATCATGTTGGTCAGCGGCAGATTAATGGGCGTCTCCGCTCCAAAAGATGTGAAAATTGAGCCAAGGATATGAAAAGGTGGCATGACTCCAATGTTTACAGCGTCTGAAAGAAACCGCGGATCAATGCCAGCGTGTTTTGAAACGCTAAGAATCCCACCTTGTGCCTCTATGACATTCTTTATTCCCTTAAGAAAAAATGCCTTGTCGCCGTCATCTAAATATTCCTCAAGAGAAACTTCAAGGTAGCCGATAACATCTTCTGGATCAGAAAGACGTTCCATTAAAATTTCATGCCACGTTCTAAATCGTTCCATCACTTCCATGAAGGGCTCTCTCCTATTTGAAGTCCTGTACGCGTCTACCTCCAGTTGGTGTGTATTATTCATCCCTCATCTTCATATTCAAGATTCTCTGCTGAGCGTATTGTGTAACCCTTCAACCTGAATTCTAACACATTGTATGCTACAATACACGTTAAGTTGAGACTCAATTAGGGCTATTTAGTTTTAAAAATTTAGCAGATTTTTTGGAATTTGAAGGTTCTTTTCCATACCCGGAGCGGTTACATGAAGATTAAGAATTTAATTCGGTAATGCGTGGGCAGGCACAAGACCTGCCCCTACACAGGTATTTT from Candidatus Poribacteria bacterium carries:
- a CDS encoding restriction endonuclease subunit S, with product MISWSNITVGGLGEIITGYTPPTKNAEYFGDEYPFITPTDITIDSRSVQTERFLSQKGYEYRKNRLLPRNAVCVTCIASIGKICMTAVPSVTNQQINSIVVNQNKYNPYFVYYLLITKTDVLQSIANQATTPIVNKSSFSSINVCVPPLPTQTQIAKFLDRKTEQIDELIRIKERQIELLQEQRTALINQTVTKGLDPNVEMKPSGVEWIGEIPARWEVKRNKRIFNERDDRSATGEEELLTVSHITGVSPRAEKKNVGMFLAETLEGYKHCSVGNLVINTMWAWMGALGISTFDGIVSPSYNVYELKSSEYLPRYYDYLYRTPNHVKEIIRWSKGIWNSRWRLYPDAFFSMSAIVPPFGEQKQIVDFLEHKNNQIDDLIVAELRKIELLKEYRQSLISEAVTGKIDVRNEV
- a CDS encoding GxxExxY protein, translated to MNTNLKHKDITQKIIGAAFEVHKFLGNGFQEMVYQRALSIEMRKAGLAFEREIEQDIYYKDFPKPIGRRRADFVVSQKVLVELKAIAVLENVHEVQVLNYLRAYRLEVALLINFGEKSLKYKRLILSQRNAAIRN
- a CDS encoding DUF4268 domain-containing protein; the encoded protein is MRGANAIGHFYALRVQEEEIEKDFGDQLEWWARAKSEKRVAFRNQDADPTDEKDWHNQHEWLVDMLEKFYAVFHPRLEKLMMGV